In a single window of the Papaver somniferum cultivar HN1 chromosome 8, ASM357369v1, whole genome shotgun sequence genome:
- the LOC113301247 gene encoding low-temperature-induced 65 kDa protein-like, with protein sequence MKKPAKTLRKSLQQRETVLALHPRLFLVQKFPQKKNVASELRYSGDDTSNALVHDTKLMENECTSIGGHTKSSTTAAGDYGRKIAKTDEMNVDEELNGNASYTEKIPLGMSHIAVSEATTKMGTADFADDVVSSKLGYSGNDDSNVATNDIPLVDSEGMSIGEQSEPATVTSGDYGQEVAQPDDINVDDEPNRNPTYTEKIKAATSAIAGSAASTITNTAISAKNVVASKLGYSGNTSNIDTQDTKLIDKEGTSIREQNNSSTATMEKEGTSTGEHTNSSTAAVGDYGQPIAKLDDNPDRISSFTEQMPSAKSAIVISEASTITDCEVSANAGGTSKLGYSGNDNSEIAASNAERTDKGATSIGEQNESWSETVGDYANQGAKPDDMNVVEEPIRNPSYTEKLKSATSAIAGSAASTITITAISAKNIVASKLGYSGNDNGTVVTEDTNSIGKEGTNIAEQTKLSNAREGDYGQQIAATEKVAPISEKDAEGGIIAVSNKTGTDTDTGIITNSTTDPGTETGIGGVGFATEQDKGTSVKDYLVEILSPEDEGKPLCEVLAGIMHKTKEEFPEKVAENMDKVTESPEVAKRLGTDDYQWDEDEGYGNNGSSFGAGTESPPASKNMGDEGYGNYGSITGVGTESPTVSKGMVDRVKGAVSYFWQKKDAGDQINADKQKVSEGTTTDEMIVSEGGTEEKKGENHNSTTVTVAH encoded by the exons ATGAAGAAACCAGCAAAAACCCTGAGAAAATCACTTCAGCAACGGGAGACTGTGCTGGCTCTGCATCCTCGACTATTCCTGGTACAGAAATTTCCGCAAAAAAAAAATGTCGCTTCAGAACTCAGGTATAGCGGAGATGATACAAGTAATGCTCTCGTACATGATACTAAGCTCATGGAAAATGAATGCACAAGCATTGGTGGTCATACCAAGTCGTCCACTACAGCAGCGGGTGATTACGGACGAAAAATTGCTAAAACAGATGAAATGAATGTGGATGAAGAACTTAATGGAAACGCTAGTTACACTGAGAAGATTCCTCTTGGAATGTCTCATATTGCTGTTTCTGAAGCAACAACTAAGATGGGCACGGCGGATTTTGCAGATGATGTTGTCTCCTCAAAGCTTGGGTACAGTGGAAATGACGATAGCAATGTTGCCACAAATGATATACCGTTGGTGGACAGTGAAGGTATGAGCATCGGTGAACAAAGCGAGCCAGCGACTGTAACATCCGGTGACTATGGACAAGAAGTTGCCCAGCCAGATGACATCAATGTTGATGATGAACCAAATAGAAACCCTACTTACACCGAGAAGATCAAAGCTGCTACGTCTGCTATTGCCGGTTCTGCAGCATCAACTATTACCAATACCGCAATTTCTGCAAAAAATGTTGTCGCCTCAAAACTTGGGTATAGCGGAAACACTAGTAACATTGACACACAGGATACCAAGTTAATCGACAAAGAAGGTACAAGTATCCGTGAGCAGAACAACTCATCGACTGCAACAATGGAAAAAGAAGGGACAAGCACTGGTGAGCACACCAACTCATCGACTGCGGCAGTTGGTGACTATGGACAACCAATTGCTAAACTAGATGACAATCCTGATAGAATCTCTAGTTTCACCGAGCAGATGCCTTCTGCGAAGTCCGCTATTGTCATTTCTGAAGCATCAACTATTACTGATTGTGAAGTCTCAGCAAACGCTGGTGGCACCTCAAAACTTGGATATAGCGGAAATGACAACAGTGAGATTGCTGCAAGTAATGCCGAGCGGACGGACAAAGGAGCCACAAGCATTGGTGAGCAGAACGAGTCGTGGAGCGAAACAGTTGGCGATTATGCAAACCAAGGCGCCAAGCCAGATGACATGAATGTGGTTGAAGAGCCAATTAGAAACCCTAGTTACACTGAGAAGCTGAAGTCTGCCACCTCTGCTATTGCTGGTTCAGCAGCATCAACTATTACTATTACAGCAATTTCCGCAAAAAATATTGTCGCTTCAAAACTTGGGTATAGTGGAAATGATAATGGTACAGTTGTCACGGAGGATACAAATTCGATTGGAAAGGAAGGTACAAATATAGCTGAGCAGACCAAGTTGTCAAATGCAAGAGAGGGTGATTATGGACAACAAATTGCTGCGACTGAAAAAGTTGCCCCGATTTCTGAGAAAGATGCAGAAGGTGGAATTATTGCTGTTTCAAATAAAACTGGCACTGACACAGATACTGGAATAATCACAAATTCTACGACGGATCCGGGTACTGAAACTGGTATTGGTGGAGTAGGTTTTGCAACTGAGCAAGATAAAGGTACATCAGTGAAGGACTATTTAGTGGAAATTTTAAGTCCCGAGGATGAAGGTAAACCATTATGTGAAGTGCTAGCAGGTATTATGCATaaaacaaaagaggaatttcCAGAGAAAGTCGCCGAGAATATGGATAAAGTAACAGAATCACCAGAAGTAGCTAAGAGATTAGGAACTGATGATTATCAATGGGATGAAGATGAGGGTTATGGAAATAATGGAAGTAGTTTTGGTGCAGGAACTGAGAGCCCACCTGCAAGCAAGAATATGGGTGATGAAGGTTATGGGAATTATGGAAGTATTACTGGTGTAGGAACTGAGAGCCCAACTGTGAGCAAAGGAATGGTTGACAGGGTAAAAGGAGCAGTTAGTTACTTCTGGCAGAAAAAGGATGCTGGTGATCAAATTAACG CTGATAAACAGAAAGTTTCCGAGGGAACCACCACTGATGAAATGATAGTTTCAGAGGGTGGTACCGAAGAAAAGAAGGGTGAAAACCATAATTCTACTACTGTAACAGTTGCACATTAA